A stretch of DNA from Kazachstania africana CBS 2517 chromosome 3, complete genome:
TTAATCTTTTGAAGAGTTAATtaatacatatatattgGATAATTTCCATCTCCGTCAACAATTTAGTTTTTGAAACCTAAGGACACAATTGCTTCGGAGATTTGATTACGTAACTGGAAACTACAACGAAGGTCGGATTTTATTAAACTCAAAAAGTGAGATAAAGCATTCAAGTTCCCATTCCAATAAACCTGAACTATGTAATTGACGATACAAGATAGGTTGTTATCTCTTATAGCGATAGGAAAATTTGGAGATTCAACTGCTTGTGAGATGTGCTTCTTCAGCGTATTCATAATTGAGTTCCTACTCgcatttatatatttttgtttttcagTACTATAAGATTCAACATGAGATGCGAGATGTTCATTCTTGGTGTATTTCATTGTGACATTTTGTTCAGTATGTGTGGAATAGGCTCCTGGAGGTTGCCAAACTACCCCACACTCATTAAAGGCGGCTATATTGGAAGACTTTTCCACGAAATTTATTGGCATCTGACTAGTGACTTTTGTTATGCAACCGCCAATCAACTTCCCATCAAGgtatttaaataatttttcagtatctttatattttttgcaTTTGATAAAACCTGAATATGTCATGGAAGTGGGATCGTAAGTGGTAATCTCTATTGTATCAAATTTTACGCCCTCTTGCATACATATCTGTTTTAGAAATTTGCTATCACATATAACACAAAGGTTTGAGAGGtataatatatttgatttttttattttgttcagATTTATGGGCACAAATTCCAATATCTTGCCTTTGAACTCAATGCCTTTCAATTGTCTAGAGTTACTATCTAGCACATGCAAATTCTTGAAAGTAACATAAGCGAGTGTTTCTCCTTTGCtttctttattcaaaagatgCAAAGAAGCTAAAACTCcaattttatcaagaaattgctCCACTTGGAATTTTGCCACATTGAATGGCAAATTTTTAACAAggaatttcttttctgaCAGTTCATCAAAAGCTTCAGGTTTTTGATAAGTATCACTTTCCTCTACTTCATTCTTTAATAACTTTAACCTATTATTTCGTTCctctttatcaaaatgCAGACCACagtaaatattatttcctaagaaggaagaattattgaacTTCTTTATTACTTCATTTGCAGTCACCTCACaagcaaaataaataaaaccaatttttttacttctTTCTATTTTACACGATAATATCTTACCATACTTTCTAAAGGAATCATAAAAATATCTGGTCGTTAACATATTATTCTCTGTAGGTAAGTTACGGAAGTAAACGTTTGTTCCAACTTTTTTCCTATAATCTGGATCCCTCATCGATGGCATTATTCggatttcattattaagAACTTTGGAATAGTTCATTTCCTCGCATGCCTTCTCAGCATCCTCTTTGCTCCCAAAATTTAGGTAACCATGACCTAAAGATAGGTTGGTGGATGAGTTATAACATACCTTTGCCGAGATAAAGGAGGGATATACAGAAAATATGGTTTCTAACTGCTTTTCCGTAACATCCTTATCAAGATTACCAATAAACAGAGCTTCTAGCGTATTGCTTTTAAAGAGAGTTCTTGGCAGAGTTCTATGAGTAGAAATCTCTACATGTTTATTTAGCCCAACAATGTTTGAATGACCAGATGTTGAGGTGGAggttgaagatgaaaatgtttTTGTTGAAGCTGTACTAGATTTAATAGAGGCAACTTTAGCCGCTCCGACAACTATTTTGGAATCTACCTTCAAATTTGTATCCAATTTCGGTAAATAGTCATACATACTACAATTTTCATCACCTAGTATGTCTGTCATTTTTCTCTACTCAAGTCTAGCACCGACGTACATGAATTAATAGATGTAGTTATCAGAAATGACTTCATTGttatttacattttttGACAGAGGAAGTCTTAATCTATTAGCTGACATTTGACACAAAGTTATTCTCGAGGCATCCTATAGATTTTTATATCTGCAATAACTGTGTCGCGACATATGCACCCAGACACGACAAGTATTCAGATTTTAGTATTTCACTATGAGAGTCAATGTAGTAGTAGCCTATTCAAAATGGTGTCAACTATTCGCTCCATATTTATGCTTCCTATGGATGTATTTGTATGTACTTTTTAGAGCGTAAGAATTTTACTTCCATGAGGAGACGCagaattttgagaaatcACAAAAGCTATTGAAACGAACTATCAATTAGAAATGAACATCTTCGGTGCCATTCAACATACGTTTATGAATGACTATATAGAATCCTTTTTGGCAACAATAACTCAGAAAcataattatttgaatatgcGAGATGACTTGCTAAGGGTTTAGCAAAGCAAAAATGTTTTACTTCTATATGCATTTAGACCATGCTCGTCTACTATTTATCTGACCATAAATAGGCAAAACTTCATATAGAATATCGGGGCTAATTGCGACACACTATCATAAGAACGTAGATCTCGTACGTAGTGGAAACATACCTTCACAGATGTCGTATCATAATTTGTACTCTCCCAGTGAGTTCGCAAAGCTAAAACGAGAGACAgtttatattattaaaaagGACAGACAACAACggcatatatataattcatcaaCCACGcaaagaatatataaaaaatatagtATCCTCTAATGGGTCAATTATTTTGTATCAAAGATGTTCATACGGTTataaatatcttttttataatcttcatattgaaaacttgGTCTCCTTTCATGAAATATTGGTCTTTGATCATTGTTTCCTAAAATGTTTCTgccatcatcatcttccGATAATTGCATAGTTCTTGGAAGATCAGTATCACCACTCGGATTTCTAAAACTGTAGTGTTGTAAATAATCACCCATATCAGCATTTttatgattttgatgaaattttaagtTAGTTTCCTTATTTTGGATATCGTGCCTTGTATCTTGCAAGCTCATACTCGACTTTCTTCTTAGATGACTTGGTTTAGTGGCAATATCattattgtatttttctGCATTAGAATTAGTCCTTTTTTGCTTTGAATTTAATGCATCTATATAGTTTGTTGAACGACGTCTCTGGAAATTGAAGGGTTGATGCTTTTGAGTATCAGTAGATACTGGTACTCGATTATCGTACTCTGAAATTGTGGGAGTTTCCTTTGGTCTTGGAGGTTCtgtcaaatttataaaatcaGTCGAGGCTATGCCTTCATCAGAAGCTGTTGGTTGACGTTTGCTATCACCACTGTTATTCCTGTACGACATATTATATCTTTTCTATGTAGTAAAATTCGAAACGTAAGCACAATACGTGATTACAGTagaaataaatcaaaataagaGTAAATAAATGACAATAATTGTAGAAAAATTGCTACCAGCCACGAGTCCCTCTTTTCTatgtatatttatatattcctTGCTGCATTTCAAGTTTTTAGATCCCTTGTTTAAATTAAGCATGATGAAGTGTGACAATCCCGAAATTTAATCATTTAGCGAAGCAATTTTATGAAGGCCGTGACATGGGCCCATTAAAATTAGCAATTTTCACTGGAACATGCAATCAAGAACGACTATGTAGTGTTGGGATTTTACAGCTGTATACAACGTGCTACTGAACTACCTTTAATGCGAATTCGCATAGCATAATAGCCCATTTATAGATTTCATCTTGGTCGAGAtgttcaaaatcatcacTAATTGTGTGCCACGTCTTTGGGAACGGATACGGTATCAAATGCAATATAGGGACACCTCGCTCGTAGAATGGGACATGGTCATCACCAATAAGTGATTTGTTAATTATCTCATAGATTCTGTAGCTAGGATCTAGTTCTTTGTTTGATGAAATCCCACCGTTCCGATAAGATGTCAATGATCTGTAAACCTTTTCATCCAGGtattcatcttcaatcTTGCTTAGTAGTTCATACTCCCTATGAGTCTCTTTGAAATAACTTTTCAttgtcaaattttgttcACTTCCAATAAGATCTAATAGTACGAGCAATTCAATTTGTGAGATCGAATCACTTTCCCATTTGGAAGCTAAATGCCTGGCTCCATAGATCGAATCATCATCGGTCCATTCTTCGAATGCTTCCTCACCATCaaagaatataattttgattccGTAGCCTTTGTCAAACAACTGATGCTCCAAATTAGtcaaatcttcttcataaataaaatcaataaattgagCTAAATACAATAGTATTGCACAAGATGCTGCACTATCTGCAGCACCAGTAAAACCAGTAAGTTTCATTATTGTATCATAGTGTGCTGCGTACACGACATACCTATCATTATGATTTTCATTTAGGGTGAATATCaaattggtaaaattaTACCCATTTTCAGTGAAAGAATCCCTTTCTAATTCCCAATTGTTCGTCAAATTACCAAAATGCTCGATAATAAAGTTCTGTATTGACCTTGATTCTTCACTTCCTACCACTCTGGTCGTGTTGAAAGGCAATAACAAGTTGTATGGATTTGATGCATTGGTCAATGACAACTGATTTGACAGAGTAGCATTGTAATATGATAATCGTAGATCTCTGTCATCGTAGCACGTAGCCCTTTGAAATACAACAAGCAGAGCAAAATATAGGTACAACTGGATATTCATAATGCCCATTTTCGCTACGGATTACTACCTTTGTTCAAACTGTCATACCTGCTGCTAAAGCTTGAAAAAACTCGTGATAAATACTGCTTTGTATATGAAGCAAAACAAACGAAATCATCCAAGGGCACGGCAAACACTAAGAACTACTTGAAGTAGAAGCCATATATACAGTATTAGATGGAAAATACGAACTACTAGGCTTCAATCCACTATTGAGGTGTATCTTACTACGCTCGTAATGCCTGTGAAGAAAGCCGGGTATTAGACTCTTATTTCATGtaaatgtatatatatttttattcgTGTTTGTTATATAAGGGCATTAGGGCAAAAACACGTAAAGGTGCCAAAAGACAACGATAAGTATTCTGGACCACGTTATAGCACTTCATGAGTGTAGATAATGAggatttacaaaatataatacaCGATAAGAATGATGAATCGAAATCCCTAGCGGAGACGATAACAAACAACAACAGATCTATGTCTGACAAACCTGACTTTCTGTCGAAACCTGTGTTGATGACGAAAACTACAACTGAGGTTGATAAAAATCCAGTCCATAGTGACATTTCTATACCGATAAATATCAAACCTGATAGTGATGCTGATAACAAGAATGATATAGCCAATAGCATTGACATTCAAGATAATATATCTTCACCGCTACTTGAAACTACAGAACCATCCCAGGATCTTCGACTTTTGCATTCGGAACTAGCCGTAAGTTCTCCAATTCTCGAATCTGCCTCTGTGACACCAGTAgcaatacaaaaaaatgcaaGTAGCTCCATGCTGGAAAggaataatgataatacaCGACAACTCTCGAGACACAATACAAAATCCTTGAAGTTTTCAGTGGCAAATGATTcacttttgaaaaggacTAGTACATATGCATCTAGATCGACTGTTAGAGCAATTCCAataaataacaataattcAAGTCACAATATTTTAGACTATGAAGATGTCAATTCGTCTCATAGTAGATCATCATCAATGACAGCATCCTTTTCAAGAAACTTTTTATTTGGATTTTATAACGATAACAAAAAGTATAAACAAagagataaaaaaaatatcatttctAAGGAATACTGGATGAAAGATGAAACTGCAAGAGAATGCTTCAACTGCGGTAAAACATTTAATACGTTTAGAAGAAAACATCATTGCAGAATATGTGGACAAATTTTCTGTAATTCGTGTACGTCACTCATTTCCGGAGATAGATTTGGCTATGAAAGCAAAATGAGAGTATGTTATAACTGTTATGAGCATGTTTGTAACTATGAAGATTCTAgtgatgaggaagaagaagaagaagaagaaggcgGTGGAGAAGTTGAGGATGCAAAATCGTGTTCCACTATTGCTAATGACAAAAGGTCTAGTGGCACTGATGACTTGGGGCGCAAAATAAGAGATACTGAGGGTACCACTAGTGCTATATGGCAAAATACTCCTACGAATCACGAAAGCATACCTTCAGAAGATTCAGACTCTCAGTCCAGGCCAAAAAATGAAgtccttttcttcaagaatGATGATGTGCAAAGCATCATGACCTCCGGCGAGGATTCCAAATTATTCGTATCAACACCACCACCTCCTCCAAAAATGGCAATACCCGCTACTAAACAGGGTGAATcacttgaaatttcattcagCTCCAATAGTACACTCAAAAAAGACCTGAACCCAAGTCATACTAACGGAAAAACTCGAGATAGTTACACATTAAAAGATTTCGACATATATTCTCCTTATAGTGAACACACAGGGTCACCGCAAAGTCACAAACACTCTCATTATAGTGACCCATATCAACAATCTATCaaacatcatcatcatagTAAGAATCAGAATCACAAGACAAGCGTAAACTCATTAAGAAAGtcaatatttcattatGTTTCTAATGGGAAGTCACAAATTCCGCACgacaaaaataatttccTTTCATTATCACCAAATAGCCAGGCAAATAATATCCTGAGCAATTtaaataacaaaaatttccaatttcAGTTtaattttggtaaaaacAAAGATATTACTAGTTATACTGCCCCAGGTTCCGAATCTTTAGATGATTCATTAGAGGATGGCACATTTGAAGACGAAGGTACCATGTCACTTTACTCGTCCTTACATGACCCTTTGAAGACCGATAATCCTATCAGATCTACAAGAAATTCAACGAAGTCTTTCCAAAGAGCTCAAGCATCTTTGCATAGAATCCAGAGTCGACGTCGCAGTAAAAGCAAATCCACTTTAGGGACATCTAGCACGATATATAGGGGTATTAATGCTCTTACTCACAGTTCACCAAATTTACTTTCGGTAGTGAGTGATGATACTTCATCTGGGTCAAATACTCCAGACTTAGGCGCCTCAACAAACTCTAATACCAATGCACTTGTAAATTCTAAAAGTGTTTCTTCGACAATGAAACCAAATCTAGGTAAATTGAATCAATGGAGAAGATTAACGAGTATATCTGGAACAAAGTCATATAAAGAGGATAGAAATGAGTTGAATGAAGTAGCAATGCTACACATGAATGAACTACTTCGCCAAGTTCTGGATGATCAAGCTGTTGAAGAAGCAGAAGAATGGATGGCCCTATTCAACAACCAGTTGCTGAAAAAAGTTCAGCACATTACTTTAAACGCGAGAGATTCTAACACACTAGATTATAGACAAAAATATGTAAAAATTAAGAGGATATGTGGTGGTACTGTGCAGCAGTCCgaatttattgatggaATAGTATTTTCCAAAGGTGTTCCTGGAAAAGATGTACCAAGACGTGTAGAAAATCCAAGAATATTACTAGTTATGTTTCCATTggaatatcaaaaaaacGAGAATCACTTCTTGAGTATCGAATCTGTTCGCGCTCAAGAACGTGAATATATAGATAAATTGATATCCAGAGTTACGTCCATAAACCCCGATATTATATATGTGGGCGCAAACGTAAGTGGATACGCTCTACAGCTATTAAACAAAGCAGGCATTGTCGTTCAATTTAACCTCAAACCCCAGgtaattgaaagaattgcaAGATTAACGGAAGCTGATATTGCAATAACCGTCGATAAATTAGCATCAAACGTGAAAATGGGTGAGTGTGAACTTTTCGAAGTCAAAACATTCATCTATGGAAATATTAGTAAAACATACACTTTTTTGCGTGGCTGCAATTCGACCCTAGGATGCACTATTTTATTAAGAGGAGGATCTCCTGAAACtttaaaaaagataaaacaTCTTGCAGAATTTATGGTGTATGTCGTTTTTTCCCTGAAATTAGAAAgctctttcttcaatgataACTTTATTAAACTTTCTCCTGAATTTTACATGGAGTCAAAGGAAAGAAAGgaaaatcaagaattttCAGGCtatttttcagattttctACAGAAATTTAACAAAAGGATTTTGACGACTTCTGCTACAGTAGAATTTCCAATTCCATtcttattgaagaaagcaCGAGAACTAGAGGGCGTTATCTGGCACAAAAAGcaacaaaatgaaatcTCGAATAATTCGGATATCGCGTTGGATACACCAGAAATCCAACAACTGGGGATAGATTCAACATTAACCTTCAGagatattaaatatatagCTAAATTCGTTCGGCAGAAGGAGCTAGAAGATTTAGAACTCCAATTTAACAGGAGAGGCAGACAATGGGAGTTGTATTATTCGTCATCGCATAACATGTTGGGTACAGGATCACATCAATCGATCACTGTTCTCTACTCCATGGTGTCAACACAGACTGCTACGCCCTGTATTGGACCCCAATTAGTAACTATTGACTACTTTTGGGATAGTGACATCTCCATTGGGCAGTTTATTGAGAATATCATAAATACAGCAAGATACCCATGCCAGCAAGGGTGTGGTGGGCTTTTACATGACCACTATAGAAGTTACGTCCATGGTTCAGGAAAAGTGGATGTactaattgaaaaattgcaGACAAAACTACCAAAACTAAAGAATATCATCCTCACTTGGAGTTACTGTAAAAAATGTGGTACATCTACTCCAATTCTGCAAATAAGTGAAAGAACGTGGAACTATTCCTTTGGTAAATATCTAGAAGTCATGTTCTGGAGTAAAGAAGGTGGCGTTTCCAATATTGGAAACTGTATCCATGACTTTACAAAAGACcatgtgaaatattttggcTACAATGAATTAGTAGTGAGGATGGAATATTCTCACCTCGATGTATATGATCTGATTACCCCATTGCCtaaaataaaatggaaACCTGATCttgatataaaaatgaaagtgGAACTATATTATCAGATTTTGGATAAAATTAACAGTTTTTATGATAGTGTCACGTCAAGATTAAACCGAATGAAACTTGATGGTATGGCAGATGATAGACTTGTCGCTGGCCAATTGAAGGTGGAAGAGTTGAAACAAAAAGTGAGcgaagaaagaaaattgctACTCGACGATCTAGATGCCAGATACTATGGCTACGGCGGAGATAAGCATTTACAGttaaacaatttgataagAAACTTATACAACTTTGCAATCAATTGGGATAATGAGTTTAACCAATTTgggaaaaattttttgttatcAGAAAATGACATATCAAGAATTACTACGAACCAACTTCGAAAGTTCTTCAAAGATCCATCGAAGGATGAAAATCTGGAAGAGAAGTACATTTCAGGAGATGACAAAACTACCACAAGGATTAAGACTGAAGCAAGTTGTAGTGGGGATGCATCTAAAAGCGTGCCTTTATCTGATATTGAATCAAGTCGAGCCTCAAAAGAGCAACCTAAAGGGggaatgaaaaattcagtaATTCCTAATAGAAATGAGGAAACGAGTATTAAACCACCTAAAGATAATTTACCCAACAACattatatcaaatattagaCCTGAAGCTACAAAAGCTATTTCAAGCCATAGTCTCGATAGAGTTTCGCTCCAAAAGGATCTCGATAGATTTAGCATGAAAAGTTCTGCCAGTTCACCCTCGATAAAAGAGCGTAATAGAAAAAACAAAGTTTCTGAACTggcattattttttgatcaaattcACTTTGACGCCCTCTCTAAAGAATTTGAGTTAGAAAGAGAATTAGAGCGTTTACAactgaataaaaataaataccAAGCATTCAAATCCCAGACAGCTACTCCTATTGTAGAAATATACAAAAATGTCAAAGATGCCGTAGATGAACCGCTACATGAAGTACAGGAGAACGGAGAAAGTAAAGGGGAAAGTACCATCGACATAACCTCTCCCACAGGAGAGCAATCCACAAACTTAAGTCTAAATAGAAATCTAGAGAACGAACTCGAGAATTCTATAACACAATGGGGTAAAGATTATTTCCAAAGAACGAGAGAGCACTCATCGGATGAGAAAGACTCCACCATCACGTCAGCTAAACAAGAGGGTATACCAAGTGAGCCATTGCCTCCTGTAATTACCGTGGAAAACGTGAACAAAGAATCAAGTGAACCTCCTGAAAAGtcattattgatgaaaactTTAGCCAATTTTTGGGCCGACAGATCCCCATACTTGTGGAAACCGCTTGCATATCCCACCACATCAACAGAACATGTTTTTTCTGGCAATGAAGTTATTATTAGGGATGATGAACCTAGTTCGTTGATAGCGTTTTGTTTAAATTCTTCAGATTACAAAAGTAGAATGTTTAAGATTGAGGCGAAAACGCAGGTACAGCCAGATATTACCGAAAATGGGCAACAGTCGCCTCTATTAGAACAACATTCTCTCGAAAACGCAGTTCAGCCGTTAGAACAGTCCAATAATGAATTGCTAAAGGATAATGCAAATATTTTATCCTCGAAGGAGAGCCTATCACATGCTCATGAATCCAGTAAAAATGATCCGGAGATGCTTGAGAATATTATGACCAAGAAAACGGCATTACATTTAAGAtatcaatttgaagataGGCTGACGGTCATGTCCTGTAAAGTGTTTTTTTCGGAGCACTTTGAAGCTTTCAGAAGAATATGTGGATGCGATGAGAGCTTCATTCAAAGTTTATCGAGATGTGTTAAATGGGATTCCAGCGGGGGAAAGAGTGGAAGTGGATTTTTGAAGACATTAGATGATAGATTTGTAATTAAGGAGCTTTCACATTCGGAACTTGACgctttcatcaaatttgcCCCAAGCTATTTTGAGTATATGGCCCAAGCAATGTTTCATGACTTACCTACCGCACTTGCAAAGGTATTTggattttatcaaattcaagtGAGAGGCCCTATTACAGGCTCTAAAAGCTACAAGATGGATGTTATCATTATGGAAAATCTTTTTTATAACAGAAAAACAAccagaatatttgatttgaaaggTTCTATGCGCAATAGACATGTTGAGCAAACTGGTAAAGCTAATGAAGTGTTGCTTGATGAAAACATGgttgaatatatttatgAGTCTCCCATACACGTCAAAGAATACGATAAGAAGCTTCTTAGGGCCTCTTTATGGAATGATACACTTTTCCTAGCTAAAATGAATGTTATGGATTATTCTTTAGTTATTGGTATTGACAATGAAGATTATAAGCTTACTGTGggaattattgattttattagaaCTTTTACTTGGgataaaaaattggaaagcTGGGTGAAAGAGAAAGGTCTTGTTGGAGGAGGAAGAAATATTGTTAAACAGCCAACAGTTGTAACACCAAGGCAATACAAAAATAGATTCAGAGAGGCAATGgaaagatatattttgatggTTCCTGATCCTTGGTACCAGGAAAGTAACTGACTTATCTTAACCGATAAGCCACCAATAAATAAGTTTTTCAGAGCATTACATACTACTAAACCCCTCTATTTACAGATAAATAACGTGTTCCCAAGAATTATTCGGTATTACGCCCTATTGACACTATTCATTCACTTTTATTATTTAGATATATCTCAAGCTGAGCTTTATTAGTGCTCAGTTCTTGTAAATTTTGGGTGAGATGATTGTAAAAAGTCTAATGATGACAAGTAGTTGATAACTAGCAGACAAGTCAATATATCAGCTTGGCAGTGGTTCTCTGTTTATGTTTAAGGACATTGTAATCTTAATACCTGTAAAAAGAAGTCGattttcattcaagaaatgaCGCCTGCTATACAATTTTCAGACAAGGTGCATAGGTACTTTGAGGTGCTTATCAAACGCCATCGGTGCTATGAAAATGAGTATATAGtaaaaagaataataagGTTTAGTATGAAAAACAttaagattgaaaaatggctGTGATagaagatttttgaaatgaagTTGGACTGTTGATATGTCCAATCTCCAAAATTATCTATAGTTAGCCTTTCCAGGGTTATACCGCTATCCTTCTCGTAAACTGTTTCTACTTGAACATCCTTAACTTGCTTGTATAATTGGAGTTTATAACTGAGAGTCATCTTGGCACCTTTTTGCCATTATTAAAGGCTGCTTACTGTAAAAATCCCAATGCGCATACTGAAAAGGAAACCGAGGGCCGTGACGATGGACAACCTATCTGATCCTAATACAATTCAAGAGGTAAATCGTGCATGCAAAGTAATCTTTTACTGAGAAGCCCAGCATTCTGTCTATGGTATCATCATCACACTTGGAAGTAATCAATTGTATTGATTTCAATCAGACAGGTTCCTGTATTTCGATTGGAACATCTAAGGGCTATGCAATAGTCGGTAGTGAACCATATAGAAAGTTATGCTCTGATCAAGTGGGGGATCTTTCCATAGTAGAAATGTTGTACTCCACTTCCATCCTCATAACTGTAGGTGCAGGTGGTGATTATTCATCATCTCCAAGAATATTACAGGTACTTAATCTGAACACGAAATCAAGTATATGCGAACTGAGCTATCCAAGTACAATATTATCTGTGCGTCTCAACAACGAACGGCTTGTAGTGGCTTTAAAAAGTagtttttatatttatgaTGTTACTAACATGAAGCTATTGTATAAAATTAGTAAGATTTATAATCCCAAAGGTCTCTTATCTATCAATTCCTCTACAAAGGGCCAGTTTTTAGCATATCCATCCCATTCATTAAAAAGTAACAGTAGGAACCCTGTCATCGAGTCCCTAAATGATAAAGCTGTTTCAGAGGCCATTAAACTGAGAGCTGTAAACTCCGAAAACTTTCAGATGGCAGGGAACGGAGACGTtgttatatttgatttgcTTAAGTTACAACCTATAATTGTTATAGAAGCGCACAAAAGGCCTATTTCAGCAATTCTACTGAGTTCAGATGGTAAGTTACTTGCCACTGCGTCTGAATTGGGAACGCTTATTCGAATATTTGACACTACAAATGGCCAAAGATTATATCAATTTAGGAGGGGCACATATCCAAGTAGAATAGCATCTATGTGTTTCAACGAggattctaaatttttagCAGTTTTAAGTGTAAGAAATACTGTGCACGTATTCCATTTGACAAACTATACTACGAGTTCACCTTTTTCTGAACCACAGAAAAGCTctgaagaacaagaaaaagatgtaAATACACTACGAATGAATTTCGAATCTCAATATGACGATTCACAAGAAAGAAGCAAGTACGGTTCATCCATTAACGTTATTCCGGTGGGCTTAGTATCCCCTGTTGAACCTGGCTCTGCCaacgataataataataaaaataataataataataattataataataataataataatagtaatag
This window harbors:
- the FAB1 gene encoding 1-phosphatidylinositol-3-phosphate 5-kinase (similar to Saccharomyces cerevisiae FAB1 (YFR019W); ancestral locus Anc_1.360), with product MSVDNEDLQNIIHDKNDESKSLAETITNNNRSMSDKPDFLSKPVLMTKTTTEVDKNPVHSDISIPINIKPDSDADNKNDIANSIDIQDNISSPLLETTEPSQDLRLLHSELAVSSPILESASVTPVAIQKNASSSMLERNNDNTRQLSRHNTKSLKFSVANDSLLKRTSTYASRSTVRAIPINNNNSSHNILDYEDVNSSHSRSSSMTASFSRNFLFGFYNDNKKYKQRDKKNIISKEYWMKDETARECFNCGKTFNTFRRKHHCRICGQIFCNSCTSLISGDRFGYESKMRVCYNCYEHVCNYEDSSDEEEEEEEEGGGEVEDAKSCSTIANDKRSSGTDDLGRKIRDTEGTTSAIWQNTPTNHESIPSEDSDSQSRPKNEVLFFKNDDVQSIMTSGEDSKLFVSTPPPPPKMAIPATKQGESLEISFSSNSTLKKDLNPSHTNGKTRDSYTLKDFDIYSPYSEHTGSPQSHKHSHYSDPYQQSIKHHHHSKNQNHKTSVNSLRKSIFHYVSNGKSQIPHDKNNFLSLSPNSQANNILSNLNNKNFQFQFNFGKNKDITSYTAPGSESLDDSLEDGTFEDEGTMSLYSSLHDPLKTDNPIRSTRNSTKSFQRAQASLHRIQSRRRSKSKSTLGTSSTIYRGINALTHSSPNLLSVVSDDTSSGSNTPDLGASTNSNTNALVNSKSVSSTMKPNLGKLNQWRRLTSISGTKSYKEDRNELNEVAMLHMNELLRQVLDDQAVEEAEEWMALFNNQLLKKVQHITLNARDSNTLDYRQKYVKIKRICGGTVQQSEFIDGIVFSKGVPGKDVPRRVENPRILLVMFPLEYQKNENHFLSIESVRAQEREYIDKLISRVTSINPDIIYVGANVSGYALQLLNKAGIVVQFNLKPQVIERIARLTEADIAITVDKLASNVKMGECELFEVKTFIYGNISKTYTFLRGCNSTLGCTILLRGGSPETLKKIKHLAEFMVYVVFSLKLESSFFNDNFIKLSPEFYMESKERKENQEFSGYFSDFLQKFNKRILTTSATVEFPIPFLLKKARELEGVIWHKKQQNEISNNSDIALDTPEIQQLGIDSTLTFRDIKYIAKFVRQKELEDLELQFNRRGRQWELYYSSSHNMLGTGSHQSITVLYSMVSTQTATPCIGPQLVTIDYFWDSDISIGQFIENIINTARYPCQQGCGGLLHDHYRSYVHGSGKVDVLIEKLQTKLPKLKNIILTWSYCKKCGTSTPILQISERTWNYSFGKYLEVMFWSKEGGVSNIGNCIHDFTKDHVKYFGYNELVVRMEYSHLDVYDLITPLPKIKWKPDLDIKMKVELYYQILDKINSFYDSVTSRLNRMKLDGMADDRLVAGQLKVEELKQKVSEERKLLLDDLDARYYGYGGDKHLQLNNLIRNLYNFAINWDNEFNQFGKNFLLSENDISRITTNQLRKFFKDPSKDENLEEKYISGDDKTTTRIKTEASCSGDASKSVPLSDIESSRASKEQPKGGMKNSVIPNRNEETSIKPPKDNLPNNIISNIRPEATKAISSHSLDRVSLQKDLDRFSMKSSASSPSIKERNRKNKVSELALFFDQIHFDALSKEFELERELERLQLNKNKYQAFKSQTATPIVEIYKNVKDAVDEPLHEVQENGESKGESTIDITSPTGEQSTNLSLNRNLENELENSITQWGKDYFQRTREHSSDEKDSTITSAKQEGIPSEPLPPVITVENVNKESSEPPEKSLLMKTLANFWADRSPYLWKPLAYPTTSTEHVFSGNEVIIRDDEPSSLIAFCLNSSDYKSRMFKIEAKTQVQPDITENGQQSPLLEQHSLENAVQPLEQSNNELLKDNANILSSKESLSHAHESSKNDPEMLENIMTKKTALHLRYQFEDRLTVMSCKVFFSEHFEAFRRICGCDESFIQSLSRCVKWDSSGGKSGSGFLKTLDDRFVIKELSHSELDAFIKFAPSYFEYMAQAMFHDLPTALAKVFGFYQIQVRGPITGSKSYKMDVIIMENLFYNRKTTRIFDLKGSMRNRHVEQTGKANEVLLDENMVEYIYESPIHVKEYDKKLLRASLWNDTLFLAKMNVMDYSLVIGIDNEDYKLTVGIIDFIRTFTWDKKLESWVKEKGLVGGGRNIVKQPTVVTPRQYKNRFREAMERYILMVPDPWYQESN